One segment of Gilliamella sp. ESL0441 DNA contains the following:
- the tpiA gene encoding triose-phosphate isomerase, which translates to MRKPLVMGNWKLNGSIEMAKNLVAELRNELSTDVECDVAIAPPVVYLDFVKHQLGGSNILLGAQDVGINLSGAYTGEVSVNMLKEVGVTHIIIGHSERRTYHKESDEFIAKKFGVIKDAGLVPVLCIGETEAENEAGQTQTVCARQIDAVINALGVQAFNGAVIAYEPVWAIGTGKSATPAQAQAVHKFIRDHIAKQDAKVAEQVIIQYGGSVNDKNAAELFTQPDIDGALVGGASLKADAFAVIVKAAEKAKK; encoded by the coding sequence ATGCGTAAACCACTAGTGATGGGTAACTGGAAACTCAATGGAAGTATAGAAATGGCTAAAAACTTAGTTGCAGAACTAAGAAATGAGCTATCTACGGATGTCGAATGTGACGTTGCTATTGCACCACCAGTTGTATATTTAGATTTTGTTAAACACCAATTAGGTGGCTCAAATATTCTTTTAGGCGCTCAAGATGTGGGTATTAATCTTTCTGGTGCTTATACTGGTGAAGTATCAGTCAACATGTTAAAAGAAGTTGGTGTTACGCATATTATTATTGGCCATTCAGAACGTCGTACTTATCACAAAGAATCAGATGAATTTATTGCAAAGAAATTTGGTGTCATCAAAGATGCTGGTTTAGTACCTGTCCTTTGTATCGGTGAAACGGAAGCTGAAAATGAAGCAGGTCAAACTCAAACAGTTTGTGCTCGTCAAATCGATGCAGTAATTAATGCATTAGGGGTACAAGCGTTTAATGGTGCTGTGATTGCTTATGAACCAGTATGGGCAATTGGTACAGGTAAATCAGCAACTCCAGCACAAGCTCAAGCTGTTCATAAATTTATTCGTGACCATATTGCAAAACAAGATGCAAAAGTGGCAGAACAAGTTATTATTCAATACGGTGGTTCAGTTAATGACAAAAATGCTGCTGAGTTATTTACTCAACCAGACATTGATGGTGCATTAGTAGGTGGAGCATCTTTAAAAGCAGATGCGTTTGCTGTTATTGTTAAAGCAGCGGAAAAAGCCAAGAAATAA
- a CDS encoding LexA family transcriptional regulator, with amino-acid sequence MKESNIKTIEEHEKTRTLIETGVIDFKNRLTLVLEGLSGNAFAKKVGMSEAVIRDYLSGKTYPSLNRLAIIAQKCDIPIEWLATGKGECRLIPETERKGFIYIPFYLLNDNQTDTAFIDIESIPFDVTLIKHQQFNHDDLRVVCAKGDSMEPTISNHDILVINTAHIKPIDGYLYAVQYDDQISIKRIQNQGSNIALLCDNSKYPTIIVDKNQPQDFKIIGHVVYLLKNLY; translated from the coding sequence ATGAAAGAAAGCAACATAAAAACAATCGAAGAACACGAAAAAACACGAACACTAATTGAAACTGGCGTCATTGATTTTAAAAATCGTCTTACTTTGGTCTTAGAAGGTCTATCTGGCAATGCGTTTGCGAAAAAAGTGGGTATGTCAGAAGCTGTAATTCGCGACTATTTATCGGGTAAAACCTACCCTTCGTTAAATCGATTGGCGATTATTGCTCAAAAATGTGATATACCAATTGAATGGCTGGCAACAGGTAAAGGTGAATGCCGACTAATACCAGAAACAGAACGTAAAGGTTTTATCTATATCCCCTTTTATTTATTAAATGATAATCAAACAGATACAGCTTTTATTGATATTGAATCAATTCCCTTTGATGTCACATTAATCAAGCATCAACAGTTTAATCATGACGATTTAAGAGTGGTATGTGCCAAAGGTGACAGTATGGAACCAACGATATCCAATCACGATATTTTGGTCATTAATACTGCCCATATCAAGCCTATTGATGGGTATCTTTATGCGGTACAATATGATGACCAAATCAGCATCAAACGTATACAAAATCAGGGTTCTAATATCGCTTTATTATGTGATAATTCCAAATATCCAACGATTATAGTAGACAAAAACCAACCTCAGGATTTTAAAATTATTGGTCATGTTGTTTATCTTTTAAAGAACCTTTATTAA
- a CDS encoding C40 family peptidase, protein MTKKDNRQSRMLLINYPNGRKRCFIIALIFSLFMLFGCSSTQGQVAIKNNKSDRTMLAKIESHYKKWQGTPYRYGGTTLAGSDCSALVMNFFKNKLAKKLPRSAAEQAKLGYKVSTPKAGDLVFFKTGGRGSGLHVGIYYADGKFLHASSSKGVIYSNMNQSYWKQRYWMTRRISDI, encoded by the coding sequence ATGACGAAAAAAGACAATCGACAATCAAGGATGTTGCTAATCAATTATCCTAATGGAAGAAAACGGTGTTTTATCATCGCCTTGATCTTTTCTCTTTTTATGTTATTCGGTTGTAGTAGTACTCAAGGTCAGGTGGCGATAAAAAATAATAAATCTGATCGTACTATGTTAGCTAAAATTGAATCTCACTACAAAAAATGGCAAGGCACGCCTTATCGTTATGGTGGAACAACTTTAGCGGGTAGTGATTGCTCTGCATTAGTCATGAATTTCTTTAAAAATAAACTGGCCAAAAAATTACCTAGAAGTGCGGCTGAACAAGCTAAATTAGGTTATAAAGTTAGTACACCAAAAGCAGGTGATTTGGTCTTTTTTAAAACAGGTGGTCGAGGTAGTGGCTTACATGTTGGTATCTATTATGCAGACGGAAAATTCTTACATGCTTCATCATCGAAAGGCGTTATTTATTCCAATATGAATCAAAGTTATTGGAAACAACGTTATTGGATGACTAGACGAATAAGCGATATCTAA
- a CDS encoding DUF2868 domain-containing protein: protein MREELKSLWLTETIRLIENESGRFADQDINRQIRAKQNTSLTQRIVLRALALSKLNGLYSAQKLLLHTLKISFVLLLILSAFLGGSLAFGALSQNPVNLYWALFSLLGVHFITLSIWICSFFFFSQFGGSVLIHCWIWLAKKLSQKKTIQELIPAFVQLFGNNIRWFVGFVLNLYWTIILSFALLVLLILFSTQHYSFEWKSTLLSPNEIIQLTHYLGFIPSMFGFSIPKDDVIRFSEQALSDSEVRSSWAMWLLGVFIVYGLFIRILCMVICGINWKIRSRQIRLNLDSPEYQILANDLQPISIEIIDEDRYGIRHHSYQTENAIDSSNGEFLVAIDISEDWIPPDSVYFLGFLNSREQRRKILDYLQLKPAQKLLIAIDTDRAPDRGVLNLLNQLIEKSQQSRIWFINQGKQLTNWQSLPYEFAGLSWLKKEQ from the coding sequence ATGCGAGAAGAGTTAAAATCATTATGGCTAACAGAAACAATACGCCTGATTGAAAATGAATCAGGACGCTTTGCTGATCAAGATATAAATCGCCAAATCAGAGCGAAGCAAAACACATCATTAACTCAACGTATTGTTTTGCGCGCATTAGCTCTATCTAAACTCAATGGGCTTTATTCAGCACAGAAATTATTACTGCACACGTTAAAAATTTCTTTTGTTTTATTACTGATATTGTCTGCTTTTCTTGGTGGTTCTTTAGCCTTTGGAGCGTTGAGCCAAAATCCTGTTAATCTATATTGGGCACTTTTTAGTTTATTGGGTGTCCATTTTATCACACTATCAATTTGGATTTGTTCATTTTTTTTCTTTTCTCAATTTGGTGGAAGTGTATTAATACATTGCTGGATATGGTTAGCTAAAAAACTTTCTCAGAAAAAGACAATACAAGAACTCATTCCAGCTTTTGTTCAACTATTTGGTAACAATATTCGTTGGTTTGTCGGATTTGTGCTTAATCTTTATTGGACAATTATATTAAGCTTTGCATTGTTAGTGTTATTGATTTTGTTTTCAACTCAGCACTATAGTTTTGAATGGAAGTCGACTTTACTTAGTCCAAATGAGATTATTCAATTAACCCATTATTTGGGTTTCATCCCTTCAATGTTTGGTTTTTCGATTCCTAAAGATGATGTGATTCGTTTTAGTGAACAGGCGTTGAGTGACAGCGAAGTTCGTTCATCATGGGCGATGTGGCTATTAGGTGTGTTCATTGTATATGGACTGTTTATTCGAATTTTATGTATGGTCATTTGTGGCATCAATTGGAAAATACGCAGTCGACAAATCAGATTAAATTTAGACTCACCCGAATATCAAATTTTAGCCAACGATTTACAACCTATTAGTATCGAAATTATTGATGAAGATAGATATGGAATAAGGCATCATTCTTATCAAACTGAAAATGCTATTGATTCTAGTAATGGCGAGTTTTTAGTCGCTATTGATATCTCTGAAGATTGGATTCCACCAGATTCAGTCTATTTTTTGGGTTTTTTAAATAGCCGTGAGCAAAGACGAAAAATTTTAGATTATTTACAATTAAAACCTGCTCAAAAATTATTGATAGCAATTGATACCGATCGCGCACCCGATAGGGGGGTATTGAATTTATTGAATCAACTAATTGAAAAATCGCAACAAAGTCGAATTTGGTTTATTAACCAAGGTAAACAATTAACAAATTGGCAATCTTTACCTTATGAGTTTGCTGGGTTGTCATGGCTAAAAAAGGAACAGTAA
- a CDS encoding histidinol-phosphate transaminase: MVATLNINRRKLLTMSSAAIAGLTVNQLLSKAYAQETQNTVSYSLPILDNVVTPNLNNPVRLNFNENALGMSGSAKQAAIDAIPKANRYAKAEMPLLNKRLAKHHHVSDDHILLTAGSSEGIRSAIAAYVKPNTQLVIPELTYSDGEHFAKIFKLKVTKVPSLADWQIDIKGLQKAVEDYQGYSIVYLVNPNNPTSTVFANSEIESWLTSKPKNTVFIVDEAYAEFVNDPTFKSVDYLISKGFDNIVLLKTFSKIHAMAGLRVGYVVSSADNIRHIAQYVAGEKLNYCGVCAALASMDDVQFLTYSKKAVDVSRTIIEKTLSDLGLHYLKSETNFLFHKSPIDLKKYRELMKQNFILIGRDFEPATNWCRISLGTPSEMLYVANVMRNLRNQSVI; encoded by the coding sequence ATGGTCGCAACTTTAAATATTAATCGAAGAAAGTTATTAACAATGTCTTCCGCAGCAATTGCTGGTTTAACTGTTAATCAATTACTGTCCAAAGCTTATGCGCAAGAAACACAAAACACAGTGTCATACTCGTTACCAATACTTGATAACGTAGTGACACCAAACCTTAACAATCCAGTAAGACTAAATTTTAATGAAAATGCGCTTGGTATGTCTGGATCAGCTAAACAAGCAGCCATCGATGCCATACCTAAAGCCAATCGCTATGCGAAAGCTGAAATGCCACTGCTAAACAAACGATTAGCTAAACATCATCATGTAAGCGATGATCATATTTTGTTAACTGCTGGGTCATCTGAAGGCATCCGAAGTGCAATCGCCGCTTATGTGAAACCCAATACACAATTAGTAATACCAGAATTAACTTATAGTGACGGCGAACATTTTGCTAAAATCTTTAAATTGAAAGTAACCAAAGTGCCGAGCTTAGCAGATTGGCAAATTGATATTAAAGGCTTACAAAAAGCGGTTGAAGATTATCAAGGTTATTCAATTGTTTATTTAGTCAATCCTAATAACCCTACTTCGACTGTATTTGCCAACAGTGAAATAGAATCATGGTTGACAAGCAAACCCAAAAATACGGTATTTATTGTCGATGAAGCCTATGCCGAATTCGTAAATGATCCAACTTTTAAGTCGGTTGATTACTTAATATCGAAGGGGTTTGATAATATCGTTTTACTGAAAACGTTTTCAAAAATTCATGCTATGGCAGGTTTACGTGTGGGTTATGTGGTAAGTTCAGCAGATAATATTCGTCATATTGCCCAATACGTTGCAGGCGAAAAGTTAAATTATTGCGGTGTATGCGCAGCTTTAGCATCAATGGATGATGTGCAATTTCTAACTTATTCCAAGAAAGCGGTTGATGTGTCACGCACAATTATTGAAAAGACATTATCAGATCTTGGGTTACATTATCTTAAATCTGAAACTAACTTTCTGTTTCATAAAAGCCCTATTGATCTAAAAAAATATCGGGAACTTATGAAACAAAATTTTATTTTAATAGGACGAGATTTTGAGCCTGCTACAAATTGGTGTCGAATATCTTTAGGAACACCAAGTGAAATGCTATATGTTGCTAATGTAATGCGAAATTTAAGAAATCAATCTGTGATTTAA
- the zapB gene encoding cell division protein ZapB produces MSLEILNQLENKIQHTVNTINTLQKEIATLKQGNQELEQLINDSSDEMKALRDENEKLKQDQQVWQQRIQTLLSKIGEIAQ; encoded by the coding sequence ATGTCATTAGAAATATTGAATCAATTGGAAAATAAAATCCAACATACTGTTAATACTATCAATACATTACAAAAAGAGATTGCAACGTTAAAACAAGGTAATCAGGAGTTGGAACAACTGATTAATGACAGCTCAGATGAGATGAAAGCATTGCGAGACGAAAACGAAAAATTAAAACAAGATCAACAAGTTTGGCAACAACGAATTCAAACTTTATTGAGTAAAATTGGTGAAATAGCACAATAA
- a CDS encoding helix-turn-helix domain-containing protein, protein MSEQDQDWTPSRVVGEIKIRGGNLRGLSRASGLQADTLRNALYRHCPKYEHIISDYLKVPVEKIWPSRYNAKSNKVKYK, encoded by the coding sequence ATGAGCGAACAAGATCAAGACTGGACTCCATCAAGAGTAGTAGGGGAAATTAAAATTAGAGGTGGAAATTTAAGAGGTCTATCTCGTGCAAGTGGGTTACAAGCTGATACTCTAAGAAATGCACTTTATCGTCATTGCCCTAAATATGAACATATAATTTCAGATTATTTAAAAGTTCCAGTTGAAAAAATCTGGCCTTCTCGATATAACGCAAAATCTAACAAAGTAAAATATAAATAA
- a CDS encoding DUF3482 domain-containing protein encodes MMATLKLAVVGHANVGKTSLLRTLIRNSHFGEVSDRPGTTRHVESITLRLAHHKSIIFYDTPGLEDSLALFDYINQLTSHDTKLDGIDKLTIFLQSPEAESLFNQEAKVIKQVLNSDAAIYVIDVREPILPKFHDELAILANSDKPILAVLNFTEKEKQNEKEWKMLLSRVGIHAMIRFDAIFPPLDGEERLYQSLALLIEPAKAILNEWLNKIADMQSSRNQSANLIIAETLVDVTAYYQMAKSDDKQAIADMQNKVRKREQKAIDDLLKLYQFDANYESEQGLPLLKGRYKADLFNVDALKMMGVHLTKGFVSGATIGASIDLATGGLTFGSAALIGGAVGSLMQTARHYGARMRYQLSGYSKLSVDDAIICFLSLRLILLKQNLCNRSHANTSPIKLSNLDNKEWEKGVLPKSLKLARRYSKWSTLNKGTKRYDEKRQSTIKDVANQLS; translated from the coding sequence ATGATGGCAACATTAAAACTGGCTGTTGTTGGTCATGCAAACGTTGGTAAAACATCGTTATTACGTACTTTAATTAGAAATAGCCATTTTGGTGAGGTATCAGATAGACCGGGTACAACAAGACACGTTGAGTCAATTACTTTAAGACTTGCTCATCATAAGTCTATTATTTTCTATGATACTCCAGGTTTAGAAGATAGCTTGGCACTGTTTGATTATATCAATCAACTCACTTCCCATGATACTAAACTTGATGGTATCGATAAATTAACAATTTTTTTACAAAGCCCTGAAGCAGAAAGCCTTTTCAATCAGGAAGCAAAAGTTATTAAGCAAGTTTTAAATAGTGATGCAGCAATCTATGTTATCGATGTGAGAGAACCCATTCTACCTAAGTTTCATGATGAATTAGCCATTTTAGCAAACAGTGATAAGCCTATTTTGGCTGTGCTGAATTTTACCGAGAAAGAAAAGCAAAATGAAAAGGAATGGAAAATGTTACTCTCTCGTGTCGGAATTCATGCTATGATACGGTTCGACGCCATATTCCCACCTTTGGATGGTGAGGAAAGATTGTATCAAAGTCTCGCTTTATTAATAGAACCAGCAAAAGCTATCTTAAATGAATGGCTAAACAAAATAGCGGATATGCAATCTTCACGTAATCAAAGTGCTAATTTGATTATTGCTGAAACGCTGGTTGATGTTACTGCTTACTATCAAATGGCAAAGTCTGATGATAAACAGGCCATTGCCGATATGCAAAATAAAGTTAGAAAGCGAGAGCAAAAAGCGATTGATGATTTACTTAAGCTTTATCAATTTGATGCAAATTACGAATCAGAACAAGGTTTACCCTTACTTAAGGGGCGTTATAAAGCTGACTTATTTAATGTGGATGCCCTCAAAATGATGGGGGTTCATTTAACCAAAGGCTTTGTATCTGGTGCAACCATAGGAGCAAGCATCGATTTAGCTACAGGTGGTTTAACATTTGGTTCAGCTGCTCTAATTGGTGGAGCCGTGGGTAGTTTGATGCAAACGGCTAGACATTATGGGGCCAGAATGCGTTATCAGCTTTCTGGATACAGTAAATTAAGTGTTGATGATGCTATAATTTGTTTCCTTTCATTACGCTTAATTCTTTTAAAACAAAATTTGTGTAATCGTAGCCATGCGAATACTAGCCCGATTAAATTGTCAAATTTAGACAATAAAGAATGGGAAAAAGGCGTATTACCAAAAAGTCTGAAATTGGCTAGACGTTATTCGAAATGGTCGACTTTAAATAAAGGAACGAAAAGGTATGACGAAAAAAGACAATCGACAATCAAGGATGTTGCTAATCAATTATCCTAA